A window of the Helianthus annuus cultivar XRQ/B chromosome 4, HanXRQr2.0-SUNRISE, whole genome shotgun sequence genome harbors these coding sequences:
- the LOC110937664 gene encoding acyl-CoA thioesterase 2, with product SAVIIEFFGCVPLLQRLPTSSIRKIAQLVTFKHYDPQEYVVRDGEVGNGVYFIWDGEAEVSSYFYADEVNRSEYQLKRYDYFGNGSAQQADIIALTKLTCLLLPHEHCSLLQSKSIWNTEQTRTLVERILHLDSIDVNIFKGITLPDTPHYGKVFGGQFIGQALAAASKTVDSFKIVHSLHAYFLLVGDLEIPIIYHVHRVRDGNTFATRRIDAIQKRNVVFTMTASFQKEEVGFDHQLPSMPAAPDPESLSSMEELQEAHLTNPRLPRTYRDKVATTKVIHWPVEIRLCEHNNSTNYDKRPASLRYWFRSNGKLSCDENLHRCVAAYTSDHITLNVSLNPHRRKGLKTSSASLCHSMWFHRPIKADEWLLFSVWSPTAYNARGLVIGHMFNRKGELVASITQQGLIRKAGTSPSSSKL from the exons TCAGCAGTCATCATTGAGTTTTTTGGTTGTGTGCCTTTACTTCAGCGACTCCCAACCTCATCTATCCGAAAAATCGCACAACTTGTTACCTTTAAACACTACG atCCTCAGGAGTATGTTGTTCGCGATGGAGAGGTTGGGAATGGAGTATACTTCATATGGGACGGCGAG GCGGAGGTCTCTAGCTATTTTTATGCGGACGAGGTTAATCGTTCGGAGTACCAACTTAAGCGTTATGACTACTTTGGCAACG GGTCCGCACAACAAGCAGACATCATTGCACTAACTAAG CTGACCTGCTTACTGCTGCCACATGAGCATTGCAGTTTGCTGCAGTCAAAATCTATTTGGAACACAGAACAAACACGTACACTTGTCGAAAGGATATTGCATCTTGACTCTATAGAC GTAAATATATTTAAAGGGATCACATTGCCGGATACTCCACATTATGGGAAAGTGTTTGGAGGACAGTTCATTGGACAG GCATTAGCTGCAGCATCAAAAACTGTCGATTCGTTTAAGATTGTTCATAGTTTACATGCTTACTTTCTTCTTGTTGGGGATCTTGAAA TTCCAATTATATATCATGTTCATCGGGTGCGTGATGGCAATACTTTTGCCACACGACGGATAGATGCAATTCAGAAGAGAAATGTGGTTTTCACAATGACCGCATCATTTCAG AAAGAAGAAGTAGGGTTTGATCACCAGTTACCGTCAATGCCAGCTGCCCCTGATCCAGAATCG CTTTCATCAATGGAAGAGTTGCAGGAGGCCCATCTTACTAATCCTCGCCTTCCTAg GACGTACCGTGACAAAGTTGCCACAACAAAAGTTATTCATTGGCCTGTTGAGATAAGGCTTTGTGAGCATAATAATTCAACCAACTACGATAAACGTCCCGCAAG TTTGAGGTACTGGTTTAGATCGAATGGAAAACTCTCCTGTGATGAGAATTTGCACAG ATGTGTTGCAGCATACACTTCAGATCACATAACTCTAAATGTGAGCCTGAATCCTCATCGCCGTAAGGGCTTGAAGACTTCTTCTGCTAGCTTGTGTCACTC GATGTGGTTTCACCGGCCTATTAAAGCTGACGAGTGGCTGTTGTTTTCG GTATGGAGTCCTACTGCATACAATGCCCGTGGATTAGTTATCGGTCACATGTTTAACAGAAAAGGAGAG CTTGTTGCATCTATAACTCAACAGGGGTTAATAAGGAAAGCAGGAACATCACCCTCTTCATCAAAGCTGTAA
- the LOC110937665 gene encoding vacuolar protein sorting-associated protein 22 homolog 1-like, which yields MRRRPGMGGLQTAAAARDQYILLGENVAKLRTDLMKEQLSTFRSQLEDFARKHKNDIKKNLVFRSQFHEMCAKVGVDPLASNKGFWAELLGIGDFYYELGNDLV from the exons ATGAGACGACGACCAGGAATGGGCGGTTTACAAACTGCCGCCGCTGCTAGG GATCAATACATACTATTGGGAGAGAATGTCGCCAAATTACGAACCGATCTTATGAAAGAACAACTCTCCACTTTTCGTTCTCAGTTAGAAGACTTTGCTCGCAAACACAAG AATGATATCAAGAAGAATCTTGTTTTTAGATCACAGTTTCATGAGATGTGTGCTAAAGTAGGTGTGGATCCACTAGCGTCGAATAAGGGTTTTTGGGCTGAGCTGTTGGGGATTGGTGATTTCTATTATGAGCTTGGTAATGATCTGGTTTAA